In Pelagicoccus sp. SDUM812003, the following are encoded in one genomic region:
- a CDS encoding DNA-directed RNA polymerase subunit omega, with translation MKDDLIKAARKIVTDPYILVNVVSRRVKQLRHGSKPLVESLEKLNLEDVALREIIEGKISYELSPGENTY, from the coding sequence ATGAAAGACGACTTGATCAAGGCGGCTCGGAAAATTGTGACCGATCCCTACATTCTTGTAAACGTGGTATCGCGCCGAGTGAAGCAATTGCGTCACGGCAGCAAGCCGCTGGTAGAATCCTTGGAGAAACTGAATCTCGAGGACGTTGCTCTTCGTGAGATCATCGAAGGGAAGATCAGCTATGAGCTTAGCCCTGGTGAAAATACATACTGA
- the groL gene encoding chaperonin GroEL (60 kDa chaperone family; promotes refolding of misfolded polypeptides especially under stressful conditions; forms two stacked rings of heptamers to form a barrel-shaped 14mer; ends can be capped by GroES; misfolded proteins enter the barrel where they are refolded when GroES binds) encodes MATRQLMFDEAARHKILRGVELLTRSVKATLGPKGRSVVIDRSYGTPIVTKDGVTVAKEITLSDPYENMGAQMVKEAASHTSDLAGDGTTTATVLAESIYREGIKHVAAGANPIFLKRGIDRAVEAVVGELARISKPVSASEEIRQVATVSANWEVGIGEIIAKALGQVGKDGSVTIEEGKSVETTLDVVEGMQFKRGYLSSYFVTNSETMDTELEDAYVLVYEKTLSRLQELLPLLRAVSESGKPLLVIAEDVTSEALATLVVNRLRGSLKCCAVKAPGFGDRRKDFMEDIAVLTGGRFISEDLGLKLESLTLDDLGRAKRVRVDKDSTTLYSGPEHSEAVEARVKLIRRQIEECSSDYDREKLQERLAKLAGGVAVIQVGAATEFEMKEKKARVEDALHATRAAVEEGIVPGGGTALLRCRPAVEGIVVRGDEQLGVQIVRRALSSPILALCENAGEEGAVIAAEVARTVGNIGYNVATGVYEDLLASGVVDPTKVVRVALQNAASIAGLLLTTECMIVDFEETKRAAKRRGSVGALC; translated from the coding sequence ATGGCTACAAGACAACTTATGTTCGACGAGGCAGCTCGTCACAAGATCCTTCGCGGCGTCGAGCTTTTGACGCGCTCAGTTAAGGCTACGTTAGGCCCGAAAGGGCGCAGCGTAGTGATCGATCGTTCGTACGGAACTCCGATTGTAACGAAGGACGGAGTAACGGTGGCGAAGGAAATCACTTTGTCGGATCCTTACGAAAATATGGGGGCCCAGATGGTCAAAGAAGCTGCTTCACACACCTCCGACCTGGCAGGCGATGGCACGACCACAGCGACAGTGCTAGCCGAATCGATCTACCGCGAAGGCATCAAGCACGTGGCGGCTGGAGCGAATCCCATCTTTCTCAAGCGTGGTATCGATCGCGCCGTGGAGGCGGTGGTTGGGGAGCTCGCTCGGATCTCGAAACCAGTGAGCGCGAGCGAAGAAATAAGGCAGGTCGCTACGGTTTCCGCGAACTGGGAAGTCGGGATTGGCGAAATCATCGCGAAGGCTTTGGGTCAAGTGGGCAAAGATGGCAGCGTGACAATCGAAGAGGGAAAGTCGGTCGAGACGACCCTAGATGTTGTCGAAGGGATGCAGTTCAAGCGCGGCTATCTGTCGTCGTATTTCGTGACGAATAGTGAAACGATGGATACGGAGTTGGAAGATGCCTATGTCTTGGTCTACGAGAAGACGCTGTCGCGTTTGCAGGAACTGCTGCCGTTGCTGAGAGCCGTTTCGGAGTCTGGAAAACCACTGCTGGTGATCGCGGAGGATGTTACTAGCGAAGCCCTTGCCACGCTGGTTGTAAACCGTCTGCGTGGCAGTTTGAAGTGCTGTGCGGTGAAGGCTCCCGGATTTGGCGACCGCCGCAAGGATTTCATGGAGGATATCGCCGTCTTGACTGGAGGACGTTTCATCTCCGAGGACCTTGGCTTGAAACTGGAGAGCCTCACGCTGGATGATCTCGGACGGGCGAAACGCGTGCGAGTCGACAAGGATTCTACCACTCTCTACTCGGGCCCAGAGCATTCGGAGGCTGTGGAGGCGCGGGTCAAGTTGATCCGCCGTCAGATAGAGGAATGCAGCTCGGACTACGATAGGGAGAAATTGCAGGAACGTTTGGCCAAGCTGGCCGGCGGGGTGGCGGTGATCCAGGTAGGAGCGGCGACAGAATTTGAAATGAAGGAGAAGAAGGCCCGCGTGGAGGACGCCTTGCATGCGACGAGGGCAGCGGTGGAAGAAGGTATCGTGCCCGGCGGCGGGACCGCGTTGCTACGCTGTCGTCCAGCAGTCGAAGGAATCGTTGTCAGAGGTGACGAGCAATTGGGAGTACAGATCGTACGGCGAGCTCTGTCGTCCCCTATCCTGGCTCTGTGCGAAAACGCAGGGGAAGAAGGCGCAGTGATTGCGGCGGAAGTCGCAAGAACTGTAGGGAATATTGGATACAATGTAGCGACTGGAGTCTACGAGGATCTGCTGGCCAGCGGCGTGGTCGATCCGACTAAAGTCGTGCGAGTGGCGTTGCAGAATGCGGCGTCTATCGCAGGCTTGTTGCTAACGACCGAGTGTATGATCGTCGATTTCGAGGAAACCAAGCGGGCGGCGAAACGGCGCGGGTCGGTCGGAGCATTGTGTTAG
- a CDS encoding PRC-barrel domain-containing protein encodes MITDAKNLIETSILTSDGEVGSISDVYFDDSTWLIRYLVVEIGDKIEPQHALLAPEAFDKNALAQPKPLRTTISRAQIESCPPFKTFPAITRSYKETVHHHYGWSAYWLDGSQINASEGDMIGPVREKEVDGDAIHLRTFKSLFGYRLNASDGPVGKVSSLTIDTHKWKVAELVIETGNWFSGKQVLSLPESIEHIDHHHSTIHVALTKQKIFDTRAHDVAQHNVASDCIHR; translated from the coding sequence ATGATAACAGACGCCAAGAACCTGATCGAAACGTCGATCCTAACTTCGGATGGGGAAGTCGGCAGCATCTCGGACGTATACTTCGACGACTCGACCTGGCTAATACGCTACCTCGTCGTTGAAATCGGGGACAAGATTGAACCGCAGCATGCCCTGCTCGCTCCCGAAGCCTTTGACAAAAACGCCCTCGCTCAGCCCAAACCGCTAAGAACAACGATTAGTCGAGCGCAGATCGAAAGCTGCCCTCCATTCAAGACCTTTCCAGCGATCACTCGCTCTTACAAAGAGACAGTCCACCATCACTATGGGTGGTCGGCCTATTGGCTGGACGGCAGTCAAATCAACGCCTCGGAGGGCGACATGATCGGTCCCGTCAGGGAAAAGGAGGTAGATGGTGACGCAATCCACCTGCGAACCTTCAAGTCACTTTTTGGCTATCGACTCAATGCAAGCGACGGACCTGTAGGGAAAGTCAGTTCCCTAACGATCGATACCCATAAGTGGAAAGTCGCCGAACTGGTGATTGAGACCGGGAATTGGTTTTCGGGAAAACAAGTCCTTAGCCTTCCCGAATCGATCGAACACATCGACCACCATCACTCGACCATCCATGTCGCTCTGACAAAACAGAAAATTTTCGACACTCGAGCCCACGACGTTGCCCAGCATAACGTCGCCAGTGATTGTATACACCGCTAA
- the sufB gene encoding Fe-S cluster assembly protein SufB, protein MIANKHIQVDRERGNFRFEEHHAYDAGTGLSEATIDYISDVKGEPDWIRAFRKRALAIFLKKPLPTHWATADLDNIHFDQIRYYLAGDRQTKKSWDDVPDEVKQTFERLGIPENERRFLSGVEAQFDSEAAYSNIKDSVGKQGVLFMGSTEGLMQHPEIFRKWFGKVIPTADNKFSALNSAVFSGGSFIYVPPGVKVSHPLQAYFRINAENFGQFERTLIIADEGSEVTYMEGCTAPKFDTATLHSAVVELVAMPRAKIEYITVQNWSSNVYNLVTKRALAHENAIVKWIDCNIGSRLTMKYPGVILKGRGARGEVLSIALANDGQHQDTGAKMIHAADNTSSNIIAKSVSVGSGRSTYRGRVHIPKHLKGCKNNTECDALLINTQSRTDTYPAITVRGNNNVTQHEASVSQVSSDQLFYMQQRGLTNAQAMSLSVNGFVNDLTRQFPMEYSAELKRLIEMEMEGTVG, encoded by the coding sequence ATGATCGCCAACAAACATATCCAAGTCGACCGGGAGCGGGGCAACTTTCGCTTCGAGGAACATCACGCCTACGACGCCGGCACCGGGCTGAGCGAGGCGACCATCGACTACATTTCCGATGTCAAGGGAGAGCCCGATTGGATTCGGGCCTTTCGCAAGCGGGCCCTAGCCATCTTTCTGAAAAAACCGCTCCCGACCCACTGGGCCACCGCGGATCTGGATAACATCCACTTCGATCAGATCCGCTACTACCTAGCGGGGGATCGCCAGACTAAGAAGAGCTGGGACGATGTGCCCGACGAGGTGAAGCAGACCTTCGAGCGACTCGGCATTCCGGAAAACGAACGTCGTTTCCTCTCAGGGGTCGAAGCTCAGTTCGACAGCGAAGCCGCGTATTCAAATATAAAAGACAGCGTTGGCAAACAAGGCGTTCTCTTCATGGGCAGCACCGAGGGGCTCATGCAGCACCCGGAGATTTTCAGGAAATGGTTCGGGAAAGTGATCCCCACCGCCGACAACAAATTCTCCGCCCTCAATAGCGCCGTATTCTCCGGCGGCTCCTTCATCTACGTCCCGCCGGGCGTAAAGGTCAGCCACCCGCTTCAGGCCTACTTCCGCATCAATGCGGAAAATTTCGGCCAGTTCGAGCGCACCCTCATCATCGCGGACGAAGGCTCCGAGGTCACCTACATGGAGGGCTGCACCGCGCCCAAGTTTGATACCGCGACCCTACACAGCGCGGTGGTCGAACTGGTCGCCATGCCGAGAGCCAAGATCGAGTACATCACCGTGCAAAACTGGTCGTCCAACGTCTACAACCTCGTCACCAAACGCGCCCTCGCCCACGAAAACGCCATCGTCAAGTGGATCGACTGCAATATCGGCTCGCGGCTCACCATGAAATACCCGGGCGTCATTCTCAAAGGCCGCGGAGCGCGCGGCGAGGTGCTCAGCATAGCCCTGGCAAACGACGGCCAGCATCAGGACACCGGAGCGAAGATGATCCATGCCGCCGACAATACCTCCAGCAACATCATTGCGAAATCCGTCAGCGTCGGCTCCGGGCGCTCCACCTACCGTGGGCGCGTGCACATTCCTAAACACCTCAAAGGCTGCAAGAACAACACCGAGTGCGACGCCCTGCTTATCAATACCCAGTCGCGAACCGACACCTATCCTGCCATCACGGTGAGGGGAAACAACAACGTCACCCAACACGAGGCCTCCGTCAGCCAGGTCTCATCCGATCAGCTCTTCTACATGCAGCAACGCGGACTGACCAACGCTCAAGCCATGAGCCTCAGCGTCAACGGTTTTGTAAACGACCTGACCCGTCAGTTTCCCATGGAGTACAGCGCCGAACTCAAACGCCTCATCGAAATGGAGATGGAAGGCACCGTAGGATGA